One Brassica napus cultivar Da-Ae chromosome C2, Da-Ae, whole genome shotgun sequence DNA window includes the following coding sequences:
- the LOC106417681 gene encoding blue copper protein, with the protein MANLSTLVGCIAIIFFTVVAPASSATHSVEWSLGKDYSSLATGKPYAIGDTIVFNYGAGHTVDEVSESDYKSCTLGNSISSDSSGTTSIALKTAGSHYFICAIPGHCAGGMKLSVYVGAEASSDGGGDSGDGTTPKTTPSPTVEGRKAAPSASATAMLKPFKALVLTCVAALLYALALS; encoded by the exons ATGGCAAACTTGAGTACACTCGTTGGTTGCATTgccatcatcttcttcactgTCGTTGCACCTGCCTCCTCAGCCACTCATTCTGTCGAATGGTCGCTTGGGAAGGACTATAGCTCCTTGGCTACTGGAAAACCTTATGCCATTGGCGATACAATCG TGTTCAACTACGGTGCGGGTCACACGGTGGACGAAGTGAGTGAAAGTGACTACAAAAGTTGCACATTGGGGAACTCAATTTCTTCGGACAGTAGCGGAACAACAAGCATAGCTCTAAAGACAGCTGGTTCTCACTACTTCATTTGCGCTATCCCCGGCCACTGTGCCGGCGGCATGAAGCTCTCTGTCTACGTAGGTGCAGAAGCCTCTTCAGACGGTGGCGGTGACAGTGGTGACGGTACCACCCCCAAAACTACACCTTCTCCAACTGTAGAGGGCAGGAAGGCTGCTCCTTCCGCTTCTGCCACTGCTATGTTGAAGCCGTTCAAAGCTTTGGTTTTGACTTGTGTAGCTGCATTATTATATGCTTTGGCTCTTTCTTAG
- the LOC125581568 gene encoding uncharacterized mitochondrial protein AtMg00810-like: protein MMVTSLQYWCIIVASTNASISRQLIHDLSQQFKLRDLGALKYFLGLEIARTSQEISLCQRKYALEILTSTSMLGCKPTSTRMIPNLHLALKDGDLIDEPERYRSLVGRLMYLTITRLDITFSVNKLCQFSSAPRTSHLNAAYRVLQYIKGIVGQGLFYYATPDLTLKGFADADWSSCLDSRRSTTGLSMFLGDSLISWRSKKQDTVSCSSAEAEYRALNSASKEMIWLIKLLNDLKIPRTQTPTLFSDSTTAIYIATNPFFHERTKHIENDCHFVRQWLDRKVLKYLHVRTADQVADILTKPLFPHLFYHLMSKMSLHNIFGSSSLGSYWLIDSGLVVWLD from the coding sequence ATGATGGTCACTTCCTTGCAATATTGGTGTATCATTGTGGCCAGTACAAATGCTTCAATATCCAGGCAGTTGATTCATGATCTTTCACAGCAGTTCAAACTCAGGGATCTTGGtgctcttaaatattttttgggtttGGAGATAGCTCGTACTAGTCAGGAAATCTCTCTATGCCAACGTAAATACGCTTTGGAGATACTGACTTCTACTAGCATGTTGGGATGCAAACCTACTTCTACTCGCATGATCCCGAACTTGCATTTGGCTTTGAAAGATGGAGATCTGATTGATGAGCCTGAGCGATATAGAAGCCTTGTAGGCAGGTTGATGTATCTGACTATCACTCGTCTGGACATCACATTTTCGGTCAACAAATTGTGTCAATTCTCTTCTGCACCTCGAACCTCTCATCTCAATGCTGCATATCGAGTCTTGCAATACATCAAAGGCATTGTAGGTCAAGGACTCTTCTATTATGCGACCCCTGACTTGACCTTAAAAGGGTTTGCTGATGCTGATTGGTCTTCTTGCCTGGATAGTAGACGTTCAACTACTGGTCTTTCGATGTTTCTTGGTGACTCCTTGATCTCATGGCGCTCTAAGAAGCAAGACACAGTCTCTTGTTCTTCAGCTGAAGCAGAGTACCGTGCCTTGAATAGTGCTTCCAAGGAGATGATATGGCTCATCAAGCTGCTGAATGATCTGAAGATACCTCGGACTCAGACTCCTACTCTCTTCTCCGATAGCACTACAGCTATATATATTGCCACCAATCCGTTTTTTCATGAGCGAACCAAACATATTGAGAATGATTGTCATTTTGTTCGGCAATGGCTTGATAGGAAGGTTCTCAAATATCTACATGTGCGTACAGCAGATCAAGTGGCTGACATTTTGACCAAACCTTTGTTCCCTCACCTATTTTATCATCTTATGTCCAAGATGAGTCTTCATAATATTTTTGGAAGCTCATCTTTAGGATCCTATTGGTTAATAGATTCTGGTTTAGTGGTTTGGTTAGATTAG
- the LOC125582255 gene encoding reticulon-like protein B8, with protein sequence MFQSSSQSGVPRLVLPKDFFAEVGVTIGTEVNRGLMFLQDLACRGSLKQFLMAAIGLWLAAMIESCCNFLTVLYIGFVGAHTMPVLYEKYEDEVDGFVDSLLMKFHSHYKKMDTGFLSRIPSGRFGFKKHD encoded by the exons ATGTTTCAAAGCAGCTCACAGTCTGGAGTGCCTCGCCTCGTCCTTCCAAAAGATTTCTTTGCGGAAGTCGGTGTGACCATTGGAACAGAGGTTAACCGTGGTTTGATGTTTCTTCAAGACTTGGCTTGTAGAGGGAGTTTGAAACAGTTCCTCATG GCTGCGATTGGACTATGGCTAGCCGCAATGATCGAGAGCTGTTGCAACTTCCTAACTGTTTTGTATATTG GGTTTGTGGGAGCTCACACAATGCCGGTTCTGTATGAGAAATATGAAGACGAAGTTGATGGTTTTGTTGATTCTCTGCTCATGAAGTTTCATAGTCACTATAAGAAGATGGATACTGGCTTTCTCAGTCGAATTCCAAGTGGAAGGTTTGGGTTCAAGAAGCATGACTAA
- the LOC106417818 gene encoding glycine-rich RNA-binding protein 5, mitochondrial yields the protein MAFLSKVGRIFRQTSNYVTVSNSILQSISSSKIFVGGISYSTDEFGLREAFSKYGQVVNAKIIVDRETGRSRGFAFVTFTSNQEATNAMQLDRQHLHGRRIRVNFATERGSGFGGRGFGGPSGGAVFYDDPLPCGYREEFSVLCH from the exons ATGGCTTTCTTAAGTAAAGTTGGAAGGATATTTAGGCAGACTAGCAATTATGTCACTGTCTCTAACTCGATTCTACAGAGCATCTCTTCTTCAAAAATCTTTGTTGGAG GTATCTCCTACAGCACTGATGAGTTTGGCTTGAGAGAAGCTTTTAGCAAATATGGACAAGTTGTTAATG CCAAAATTATTGTGGACCGTGAAACTGGTAGATCGAGGGGTTTTGCTTTCGTGACATTTACTTCTAACCAGGAGGCTACTAATGCCATGCAGTTGGATAGACAG CACCTTCATGGTCGAAGAATTAGGGTGAACTTCGCTACTGAAAGAGGAAGTGGATTTGGAGGAAGGGGGTTCGGTGGTCCAAGTGGTGGTGCTGTTTTTTATGATGATCCTCTACCTTGTGGTTACAGAGAAGAATTTTCTGTTTTGTGCCATTGA
- the LOC106416909 gene encoding uncharacterized protein LOC106416909, whose amino-acid sequence MWRQGRSERSRGENSRQDRRGLQKEEEIIKVPDFDFSNLVEKYKLSLVGRMFHIDGRSVDALITHMPKRRIWDVEGRVRGINLGNNKCQFDFDKEEDLQKVLHRRPCHFNKWSFSLERWIPTIKEDYPNSMLLWVTITGVPTHYKKDESYRIIGKALGEVDTVDVTNGRVGVQINVDEPLQFERKAGYANGDVVTVILKYEELHRLCFTCKRISHEEGTCPNYLQNKEKRTEFQDWRRRRR is encoded by the coding sequence ATGTGGAGACAAGGTCGATCAGAGAGATCGAGGGGTGAAAACTCTCGTCAAGATCGAAGGGGCTTACAAAAGGAGGAAGAGATAATCAAAGTACCTGATTTCGACTTCTCAAACTTGGTGGAGAAATACAAGCTATCCTTGGTTGGTCGGATGTTTCACATTGACGGAAGAAGCGTGGATGCCCTAATAACCCACATGCCAAAACGAAGAATTTGGGATGTGGAAGGTAGAGTTCGTGGGATAAATCTGGGAAATAATAAGTGTCAATTCGACTTCGATAAAGAAGAAGATCTCCAGAAGGTGCTTCATCGCAGACCTTGCCATTTCAATAAATGGAGTTTCTCACTAGAGAGATGGATCCCTACTATCAAAGAAGACTACCCAAACTCAATGCTTCTCTGGGTAACGATCACGGGTGTTCCTACACACTACAAGAAAGATGAATCTTATAGAATCATTGGGAAAGCTCTGGGAGAAGTTGATACAGTGGATGTTACTAACGGGAGAGTCGGAGTTCAAATCAACGTCGATGAGCCTCTTCAATTTGAAAGAAAAGCAGGATACGCTAATGGAGATGTAGTGACGGTGATTCTGAAGTATGAAGAACTTCACAGATTATGTTTTACATGCAAACGCATATCGCATGAGGAAGGCACATGCCCTAACTATCTCCAGAACAAAGAGAAAAGAACCGAGTTTCAAGActggagaagaaggagaaggtaG